The following are encoded in a window of Candida dubliniensis CD36 chromosome 4, complete sequence genomic DNA:
- the CAS5 gene encoding zinc finger DNA-binding transcription factor, putative (protein required for wild-type susceptibiliy to caspofungin and cell wall damage response) produces MENYLLSSPTQLSQPYDDGTNSLLFMDNYELSQNLSQPLDQHLQSLQQSQSQSQAQVQVQQEPQSLNQHQQLPQIQSFQPMVNNQQYVQETFQQLSQQQQQQQQQQQQFPPFQQPQLQQQFQYQYSQQQQQQPGTIEEEMVPISNNTNIQISKFFDDNKDDEDNVNSGGLNDFNHSRNISLDDTTITDLHRRENSINPPTGLPHSISSNTIYSYSSFESPQSHIQSQPSYSQGYYNQNSLSTPLRRNKSYSISSVTFNQSPVNLATTAMNKIMKTPLRGHSRSRSKVDTNTAITTAMNLGQATKSNSTSSYNSTLNPFYTPSQQLSSTDDDDITTPLLTPATKLRTSKSTFFSPFNKDDVEDQDDDAVKQLRKAKSYTSLLRKKKREDGTPSKQQQSQQQSQQQQQQQQQQQQSQQGQQSYNGQIQNLSFPNSSSQPKIDLLAYDQNPMTSYPPMDKNVLKNLNQSISPFNKSKLSPPPINFPSISIDLTTIATNKSNPTLHNNYNENTPFNSINSTSGGLLPPMATFTVPTIIKEEVQQQVQQQVQQVQQEEEEEEQMEIDSIELNEKNSESLSLSSSASLVRSMKMTNLGIPNDEKKSLNENKNVIIDDITINQEKKRNLVINDGNKNGNKNNKKIKKKNKNKTKDNSNKKGKVMIESVNVNDKDKHKHKHKDKDINNKNECPVSSSSNGDKTKNHVRSKVGHDNSNNGNGNGNNVHNDDNYDEDGEDGEDGEDGEDDDNNDNDDNDNDDVVDVDNDNDDDDDDDTVTIPIPEDLNVTKVKVRNNRSKSNDKSDPKKKHKCPICESRFQRPEHVKRHLKSHSSEKPFECQIFNCGKRFNRKDNLKAHLKKIHKLSKEHEEFTKI; encoded by the coding sequence ATGgagaattatttattaagtTCGCCGACACAACTATCACAACCATATGATGATGGTACAAATAGTTTACTATTTATGGATAATTACGAACTATCACAAAACTTGTCTCAACCTTTAGATCAACATTTACAATCACTACAACAACTGCAACTGCAACTGCAAGCACAAGTACAAGTACAACAAGAACCACAACTGTTGaatcaacaccaacaattaCCTCAAATACAATCATTTCAACCGATGGTAAATAACCAACAATATGTTCAAGAGACTTTCCAACAATTAagtcaacaacaacagcaacaacaacagcaacagcaacagttCCCACcatttcaacaaccacaactacaacaacaatttcagTATCAGTATAgccaacaacaacaacaacaaccaggaactattgaagaagaaatggTACCCATTAGTAACAATACTAATATTCAAATAagtaaattttttgatgatAACAAGGATGATGAGGACAATGTCAATTCAGGTGGattaaatgatttcaaTCATTCAAGAAATATATCACTTGATGACACCACTATTACTGATTTGCATCGACGTGAAAATTCTATAAATCCACCTACAGGTTTACCTCATTCAATTTCCTCAAATACTATTTATTCATATTCTTCATTTGAATCGCCACAATCCCATATTCAATCACAACCACTGTATTCTCAAGGTTATTATAATCAAAACAGTTTATCAACCCCATTACgaagaaataaatcatATTCCATATCATCAGTAACTTTCAATCAATCACCAGTCAATTtggcaacaacagcaatgaataaaattatGAAAACTCCTCTTCGAGGTCATTCACGATCGAGATCAAAAGTTGATACTAATACAGCCATTACTACTGCTATGAATTTAGGTCAAGCTACCAAATCTAATTCCACATCATCATATAATTCCACTTTGAATCCATTTTATACTCCTTCACAACAATTATCTTCtactgatgatgatgatattacTACTCCATTACTTACTCCAGCAACAAAATTACGTacttcaaaatcaacattttTCAGTCCATTTAATAAGGATGATGTTGAAGATcaagatgatgatgctgTTAAACAATTGCGTAAAGCGAAATCTTATACTAGTTTGTTAcggaaaaagaaaagagaagATGGAACTCCTCTgaagcaacaacaactgcaacaacaactgcaacaacaacaacaacaacagcagcaacaacaacaatccCAACAAGGTCAACAATCATATAATGgtcaaattcaaaatctttcatttccaaattcatcatcacaacctaaaattgatttattagcATATGATCAAAATCCAATGACATCATATCCACCAATGGATAAAAatgtattgaaaaatttaaatcaatcaatttcaccatttaataaatcaaaattatcacCACCTCCAATTAATTTCCCTTCAATATCTATTGATTTAACTACTATTGCCaccaataaatcaaatccaactttacataataattataatgaaaatacTCCATTTAATTCTATCAATTCAACTTCTGGTGGGTTATTACCTCCTATGGCCACTTTTACTGTTCCAACAATAatcaaagaagaagtacaacaacaagtacaacaacaagtacAACAAgtacaacaagaagaagaagaagaagaacaaatgGAGAtagattcaattgaattgaatgaaaagaattctgaatcattatcattatcatcatcagcatCATTGGTGAGATCAATGAAAATGACTAATTTGGGAATAcctaatgatgaaaaaaaatcattaaatgaaaataaaaatgttataattgatgatattacTATTAATCAAGAGAAAAAGAGGAATTTAGTTATTAATGATGGTAATAAGAATGggaataaaaataataaaaagattaaaaagaaaaacaaaaataagaCTAAAGATAATAGCAATAAGAAGGGGAAAGTGATGATTGAGAGTGTTAATgttaatgataaagataaacataaacataaacataaagataaagatatAAATAACAAGAATGAATGTCCtgttagtagtagtagtaatggtgataaaactaaaaaccATGTTAGAAGTAAAGTTGGCCATGATAATAGCAACAATGGCAATGGCAATGGCAACAATGTACATAATGACGATAATTATGATGAAGACGGCGAAGACGGAGAAGATGGTGAAGATGGTGAAGACGacgataataatgataatgatgataatgataatgatgatgttgttgatgttgataatgataatgatgatgatgatgatgatgatacaGTGACAATACCAATACCAGAAGATTTAAATGTCACAAAAGTCAAAGTTCGTAATAATCGATCgaaatcaaatgataaatcagatccaaagaaaaaacataAATGTCCAATTTGTGAATCTAGATTTCAAAGACCAGAACATGTTAAACGTCATCTTAAAAGTCATTCATCAGAAAAACCATTTGAATgtcaaatatttaattgtgGTAAACGATTTAATAGGAAAGATAATTTAAAAGctcatttgaaaaaaattcataAACTTTCAAAAGAACATGAAGAATTTACCAAAATATGA
- a CDS encoding cytoplasmic aspartate aminotransferase, putative (Similar to S. cerevisiae AAT2), translated as MTIKSKFTHLTKEEPDPIIKTLTQYQQDQSPNKLDVSIGIYKSSDGSLYTFPSINQAKEIYHNEKNYGHNYTTMSGIKEFINGSKQLLFGEIYKKNIASIQTIAGTGAIHMGLLFFKEAGYKNFYVGLPTWSNYIPMIKQINGEINTYEYYNNNNDNDGGINFNEIKQTLEKAPKNSVFIFQTCCHNPTGADFNQQQWIEIIKLIKQYDHLILMDTAYLGFSSGDLIKDSWILRYMYDNQIEFVVAQSFSKNMGLYGERLGALHVIIQDENYIDHIQSTLINNFRQECSFAPSFPARLAQIIFENEKLYLQWIKEINQVTKRLKNLRQLIYKNLINLKTPGNWQTVIQQNGLFWYSGLTPQQNQRLISHHNVYSTSIGRVNIAGLNEQNVEYFCKAIDEVVRYNYD; from the coding sequence atgacaattaaatccaaattcACTCATTTAACTAAAGAAGAACCCGAtccaattattaaaacattaactcaatatcaacaagaTCAATCACCTAATAAACTTGATGTTAGTATTGGGATTTATAAATCATCTGATGGATCATTATATACATTCCcatcaataaatcaagctaaagaaatttatcataatgaaaaaaattatggTCATAATTATACTACTATGAGTGGtattaaagaatttattaatggatcaaaacaattattatttggtgaaatttataaaaaaaatattgctTCTATTCAAACTATTGCTGGTACAGGAGCTATTCATATgggattattattttttaaagaagCAGgatataaaaatttttatgtAGGTTTACCAACATGGCTGAATTATATTCCAAtgattaaacaaattaatgGGGAAATTAATACTTatgaatattataataataataatgataatgatggaggaatcaattttaatgaaattaaacaaacaTTAGAAAAAGCTCCAAAAAATTCAGtatttatatttcaaaCATGTTGTCATAATCCAACTGGAGCAGATtttaatcaacaacaatggattgaaattattaaattaattaaacaatatgatcatttaatattaatggATACAGCATATTTAGGATTTTCTAGTggtgatttaattaaagattCTTGGATACTTAGATATATGTAtgataatcaaattgaatttgttgttgctcAATCATTTCTGAAAAATATGGGATTATATGGTGAAAGATTAGGTGCTTTACATGTTATAATTCAAGatgaaaattatattgatcATATTCAATCTactttaataaataatttccGTCAAGAATGTTCATTTGCTCCTTCATTTCCAGCAAGATTAGcacaaattatttttgaaaatgaaaaattatatttacaatggattaaagaaattaatcaaGTTACAAAAagattaaaaaatttacgtcaattaatttataaaaatttaattaatttaaaaacTCCAGGTAATTGGCAAACCGtgattcaacaaaatgGATTATTTTGGTATAGTGGATTAACTcctcaacaaaatcaaagattAATTTCTCATCATAATGTTTATTCAACTAGTATTGGAAGAGTTAATATTGCTGGTTTAAATGAACAAAATGTCGAATATTTTTGTAAAGCAATTGATGAAGTGGTTAGATATAATTATGATTAA
- a CDS encoding cell wall protein with similarity to glucanases, putative (Similar to S. cerevisiae SCW10;~In S. cerevisiae: cell wall protein with similarity to glucanases; may play a role in conjugation during mating based on mutant phenotype and its regulation by Ste12p), with translation MNRRSTLNQKRSATISEFRFITGENTDANVSSSSQHSQQLKQDQLQSQHNQQKRNQCQPKLTKVLPYKVTRSKSVHAFQEYGKGFVGSPLMNSSIKSSQINSPQPKKLLKKEVTPLQPTPPIISPIPNQPHASTSIAVALEEPPLQQSPPPPPPPPPPIHPSPFISNTIDDDNAQTSLSYSSNLLNYCQESVATSNYPAGATKSPGSGIRNTTVIYRKKNTPELDYNLNEISPISYDTNSLRVVKRQSKFSVNSKLEAPTSSNDLIMEKNKNLSPDLEIVMAKSDDDNNSSIEIKQKNILETPISFNNDLPNKSVGDNDSYTSPVSTGLFSNITRRGFWWIIVILLCVIIILIGGFAPAVFILGKGTKTSVGKFFSDPKNLPMLYLLSSKYLTKVEEVREPIIHKPNSIEGLSEELQQDNEVVSLMSIVTNALFSGVAYSPSNALEPQCGFTRRDAMLDLARLSTITTRIRNYGMQCDQSEFILDAIEYMNLNMTLAMGVWIGSNDTVNQEQMDLMKKIISKYPNPSELINSIYIGNEVLFREDKTRDELIEYIQDAKTFLQSRGIDDIPVGTSEIGSLVDSPLLQACEIVGANIHPFFAGVPVEFATIWSLEFLNLQVQPYNDYNTKIVLTEIGWPSGGGTFGSSIASLSNSEYFANDFLCTFRDLPVEYYYFEAFDEPWKEIFWEGNRRWETQWGVFQDDRSPKFALQNIGCV, from the coding sequence ATGAATCGAAGATCAACTTTGAATCAAAAGCGTTCAGCGACAATTTCAGAATTTCGATTTATTACTGGAGAAAATACAGACGCAAAtgtgctgctgctgctgcaaCATCTGcaacaattaaaacaagATCAATTGCAGCTGCAGcataatcaacaaaaacgTAATCAATGTCAACCCAAATTAACCAAAGTCCTCCCTTATAAAGTTACTAGATCCAAGTCTGTTCATGCATTTCAAGAATATGGGAAAGGGTTTGTTGGTTCTCCGTTAATGAactcatcaattaaatcgTCGCAAATAAATCTGCCACAACCAAAGAAGTTATTAAAAAAGGAAGTTACACCTTTGCAACCAACTCCTCCAATAATCTCACCAATCCCAAATCAACCACATGCTTCCACATCTATTGCAGTTGCATTAGAGGAGCCGCCGCTACAACAGtctccaccaccaccaccaccaccaccacctccaaTTCATCCATCACCATTCATTAGTAACACCATTGATGACGATAATGCTCAAACTTCATTGTCTTATTCTTCCAATTTGCTTAATTATTGTCAAGAAAGTGTGGCTACTTCTAATTACCCAGCAGGAGCCACCAAAAGTCCTGGTAGTGGAATTCGCAATACAACTGTGATTTACCGCAAGAAAAATACGCCAGAGTTGgattataatttgaatgaaaTATCACCAATATCTTATGATACTAATTCACTCAGAGTGGTTAAAAGACAAAGCAAATTTTCTGTCAATTCTAAATTGGAAGCACCTACGTCAAGcaatgatttgataatggaaaaaaataaaaatttgtCGCCAGACTTGGAAATAGTGATGGCAAAgagtgatgatgataacaATAGTAGCATAGAAATAAAGcaaaagaatattttgGAGACGCCCATTAGTTTTAATAATGACCTCCCTAATAAAAGTGttggtgataatgattCTTACACTTCACCGGTGTCAACTGGattgttttcaaatataaCCAGAAGAGGGTTTTGGTGGATCATTGTGATCTTATTATGTGTAATTATAATTCTAATTGGAGGGTTTGCTCCTGCGGTATTTATTTTGGGGAAAGGAACTAAGACGTCAGTAGGGAAATTTTTCAGTGACCCCAAGAATTTACCCATGTTATATTTGCTATCACTGAAATACTTGACCAAAGTAGAAGAGGTCCGTGAACCAATAATCCATAAACCTAATTCGATTGAAGGTCTTAGTGAAGAGTTGCAACAAGATAATGAGGTTGTTTCATTAATGAGTATTGTTACTAATGCATTGTTTTCTGGAGTAGCATATTCTCCAAGTAATGCATTAGAACCACAATGTGGATTCACTAGACGAGATGCAATGTTAGATTTGGCCAGGTTATCGACTATTACCACGAGAATAAGAAATTATGGCATGCAATGTGATCAAAGTGAGTTTATTTTGGATGCAATTGAATATatgaatttaaatatgACATTAGCAATGGGGGTTTGGATTGGGTCTAATGATACTGTAAACCAAGAACAAATggatttgatgaaaaagattATTTCTAAATACCCAAACCCACTGGAATTAATCAACTCGATATATATTGGTAATGAAGTATTATTTCGAGAAGATAAGACTAGAGATGAATTAATAGAGTATATTCAAGATGCTAAGACATTTTTACAATCAAGAGGAATAGATGATATCCCTGTAGGGACATCTGAAATTGGTTCTTTGGTAGATCTGCCTCTTTTACAAGCTTGTGAGATTGTTGGTGCTAATATTCATCCTTTTTTCGCTGGAGTTCCAGTGGAATTTGCAACCATTTGGTCTTTAGAATTTCTTAATCTACAAGTTCAACCATACAATGATTATAATACCAAAATTGTACTTACAGAAATAGGATGGCcaagtggtggtggtacaTTTGGTTCTTCAATTGCCAGTTTATCGAATCTGGAATATTTTgctaatgattttttgtGTACATTTCGAGATTTGCCAgttgaatattattattttgaagCGTTTGATGAACCATggaaagaaattttttggGAAGGTAATCGAAGATGGGAAACTCAATGGGGGGTATTTCAAGACGATAGACTGCCAAAATTTGCTTTACAAAATATAGGATGTGTGTAA
- a CDS encoding histone-specific N-acetyltransferase, putative (Similar to S. cerevisiae NAT4;~In S. cerevisiae: N alpha-acetyl-transferase, involved in acetylation of the N-terminal residues of histones H4 and H2A) gives MRVRFELNGQKYNKFSEDDPFLMEEIAEDLVLNHLTTNTFSLPNYRTHIETTHNIQENQLHDFIQLIDDNLGDLYVKSQEQNWKDNKQEEMSEPGLIYVWFTETTTDDDDELVGFVSFKLCEDDDGIFVLYLFEIHLTEKYQGQKLGQLLIDQFHEFAKSLQNSSNKLYSMLEGTALTVFTKNTKALNWYKKMNYELTERSPMDKKLRNGTVIKPVLYLMRRKL, from the coding sequence atgagAGTAagatttgaattaaatgGCCAAAAATACAATAAATTTTCTGAAGATGATCCATTTTTAATGGAAGAAATTGCTGAAGATTTGGTATTGAATCACTTGACCACCAATACATTTAGTTTACCGAATTATAGAACCCATATCGAAACGACTCACAATATACAAGAAAACCAATTACACGACTTCATACAACTAATAGATGATAATCTTGGTGATCTATATGTTAAGAGCCAAGAACAAAACTGGAAAGATAATAAACAAGAGGAAATGTCAGAGCCAGGTCTCATATATGTATGGTTCACTGAAACTACCACAGATGACGACGACGAACTAGTAGGTTTTGTATCATTCAAATTATGCGAAGACGATGATGGGATCTTTGTGTTATACTTGTTTGAGATTCATTTGACTGAAAAATACCAAGGTCAAAAATTAGGACAATTGTTAATTGATCAGTTTCACGAATTTGCTAAAAGTTTGCAAAATTcatctaataaattatatcTGATGTTAGAAGGCACAGCATTGACAGTTTTTACAAAGAATACCAAAGCTCTTAATTGGTAtaagaaaatgaattacGAATTGACTGAAAGATCTCCTATGgataaaaaattaagaAATGGTACTGTGATTAAACCTGTTTTATACTTAATGCGAAGGAAAttgtaa
- a CDS encoding transcription factor, putative (Similar to S. cerevisiae RLM1;~In S. cerevisiae: transcription factor involved in activation of genes involved in cell wall integrity), producing MGRRKIEIEPLTDDRNRTVTFVKRKAGLFKKAHELAVLCQVDLTVIIVGSNNKVYEYSTVEANEIFNAYNKTLKVRKQLHESKSPENYSKFRKKRHLHEPLTNKSGSIVGTNTHLNDEDYDHNVHEAGDEDSEYDSDDNSPQPKRHKRSESLKKDQNPKVFNSTQPPPPPPPPHISLNNVPTFTNPKKYKKSIDETNNNLAPPPIGTKDELTVQRPVLRVQIPIDAKSNKNNPHSGVNNSDGKDTARTVTAIENSATNQNTQSSNTTSGTGVADTNSSHVSSNGNSNLVPGNVPNTRFSGYSSFRSPDSRRPTLPLPLQTKSQTSSPASAAAPGLPLTGGSNAYFAGMQQSPSGSSYANYPAQVYQQYQQFQNQLQEQQQQHQHQQQQQQQQQQRQPPQPVGTQNSQLESAVRFRSGLPTGVQFNGEQTPISGLPSRYVNDMFPFPSPSNFLAPQDWPSGITPTTHIPQYFVNMPLSGIGPQQQQPQQAQQQQQVPVVATPTQTQTGQQMASVTNYKSANPPIPGFFQNPTQATTTSNATNVSRLSDVGDGTNPTTAGSGGSTDVNNLNNGPNKNT from the coding sequence atggGTAGAAGAAAGATTGAAATAGAACCATTGACAGACGATAGAAACCGTACGGTGACTTTTGTGAAGCGTAAGGCAGGGTTATTTAAAAAAGCTCATGAATTAGCAGTACTTTGCCAAGTTGATTTAACCGTTATCATTGTTGgaagtaataataaagtaTATGAATATTCTACTGTGGAGGCAAATGAGATTTTTAATGCCTACAATAAAACCCTTAAAGTCAGAAAGCAATTACATGAATCAAAATCTCCAGAAAACTATTCGAAATTCAGAAAGAAACGACATTTACATGAACCACTAACTAACAAATCAGGTTCTATAGTTGGCACTAATACACatttaaatgatgaagacTATGATCACAATGTTCATGAAGCAGGAGACGAAGATTCGGAATATGACAGTGATGATAATTCTCCACAACCCAAACGACACAAAAGATCAGAATCGCTTAAAAAAGATCAAAACCCCAAAGTGTTTAATAGTACCCAACCCCCACCACCGCCTCCACCACCTCATATATCTCTTAATAATGTCCCAACATTTACCAATCccaaaaaatacaaaaaactgattgatgaaacaaataataatttggcACCGCCCCCTATTGGGACAAAAGACGAACTAACGGTACAACGACCAGTATTGAGAGTACAAATACCGATTGATGCCAAAAGCAACAAGAATAATCCCCATAGTGGTGTTAATAATAGTGATGGCAAAGACACAGCAAGAACAGTGACGGCAATCGAGAATAGTGCAACCAATCAAAACACCCAATCAAGCAATACAACATCAGGTACAGGAGTTGCTGATACGAATTCATCACATGTAAGTTCAAATGGTAATAGTAATTTAGTTCCAGGAAATGTTCCAAATACTAGGTTTTCCGGATATTCGTCATTTCGATCACCAGATTCTCGAAGACCAACTCTACCGTTACCTTTACAAACGAAATCACAAACATCATCTCCAGCTAGTGCTGCTGCACCGGGACTACCGTTAACAGGGGGAAGCAATGCATATTTTGCTGGAATGCAACAATCACCTCTGGGCAGTTCCTATGCCAACTATCCTGCGCAAGTGTACCAACAGTATCAACAGTTCCAAAATCAGCTTCAAgaacagcagcaacaacatcaacatcaacaacagcaacagcaacagcaacagcaacgacaaccaccacaaccaGTCGGAACCCAAAATTCACAATTGGAATCAGCTGTACGATTCCGTTCTGGTTTACCAACGGGGGTACAATTTAACGGAGAACAAACTCCAATTTCAGGATTACCATCACGATACGTTAACGATATGTTCCCCTTCCCATCACCTTCAAACTTTCTTGCTCCTCAAGATTGGCCATCTGGTATAACACCAACTACTCATATACCACAGTATTTTGTGAATATGCCCTTGAGTGGTATTGGACcacagcagcagcagccaCAGCAAGctcaacagcaacaacaagtacCTGTTGTGGCCACACCAACACAAACACAAACAGGACAACAGATGGCTTCAGTAACCAATTACAAATCAGCTAATCCTCCAATACCAGGGTTTTTCCAAAACCCAACACAAGCCACTACAACTAGCAATGCCACAAATGTCTCTAGATTGAGTGACGTTGGTGATGGCACTAATCCAACCACAGCAGGAAGTGGAGGTTCAACAGATGTCAATAACCTCAACAATGGACCTAATAAGAATACATAA
- a CDS encoding 40S ribosomal protein S6 (Similar to S. cerevisiae RPS6A/RPS6B;~spliced gene), which produces MKLNISYPANGTQKSIDIDDEHKLRVFYEKRMGQEVEGDSVGDEFKGYIFKITGGNDKQGFPMKQGVMHPTRVRLLLAKGHSCYRPRRTGERKRKSVRGCIVAQDLSVLALSIVKQGDNEIEGLTDTTVPKRLGPKRANHIRKFFGLTKEDDVRDFVVRREVTKGDKTYTKAPKIQRLVTPQTLQRKRALKAKKVKNAQQQRDAAAEYAQLLAKRLHERKEERAEIRKKRAESLKN; this is translated from the exons ATGAAG TTAAACATCTCATATCCAGCCAACGGTACTCAAAAATCTATTGATATCGATGATGAACACAAATTACGTGTTTTCTACGAAAAAAGAATGGGTCAAGAAGTTGAAGGTGACTCAGTTGGAGATGAATTCAAAGGTTACATCTTCAAAATCACTGGTGGTAACGATAAACAAGGTTTCCCAATGAAACAAGGTGTTATGCACCCAACCAGAGttagattattattagctAAAGGTCACTCTTGTTACAGACCAAGAAGAACTggtgaaagaaaaagaaaatctgTTAGAGGTTGTATTGTTGCTCAAGATTTATCTGTTTTGGCTTTATCTATTGTTAAACAAGgtgataatgaaattgaaggaTTAACTGACACCACTGTTCCAAAAAGATTAGGTCCAAAGAGAGCTAATCACATTAGAAAATTCTTTGGTTTAACTAAAGAAGATGATGTTAGAGATTTCGTTGTTAGAAGAGAAGTTACTAAAGGTGACAAAACTTATACTAAAGCTCCAAAGATTCAAAGATTAGTTACTCCACAAACTTTACAAAGAAAGAGAGCTTTGAAAGCTAAAAAAGTCAAGAAtgctcaacaacaaagagaTGCTGCTGCTGAATACGCTCAATTGTTGGCCAAGAGATTGcatgaaagaaaagaagaaagagcTGAAATCAGAAAGAAGAGAGCTGAATCTTTGAAAAACTAA